The region GCTGGTGCTACCAAAGTAGCAAGATTGTGTGGTAAAAAACTAAAATGATAGAATGACTTACGCTGAAATAAGTTTGTCTACGATTTGGCATAATTACCTAGAGCTTAGGAAGCTTAATTTGAATAAGCCTATAATTCCTGTAATAAAAGCCGATTCGTATGGGCATGGGGCAACTAGGATAATGGAATTTCTCTTCTTAAAGGGTGTTAGAAGATTCGCTGTAGCAAAGATAGAGGAAGTGTTTTCTCTTAAGGAGGAGTTGTTGTCCAGAGGTAATAAGAGTATTTTTGAGGAGTCGGAAATATTGATATTCTGTCCTATACCTTTTCGCTATCTTGGTGTTCTTTTGGATGATTTGAATCTAATTCCTATAGTCAGTGATGTTAGCTTTATTAGGGAACTTGAGAAGTTATCTAGAAGTGCTGGTAGGAGACTAAAGTTTGGTATTGAAATAGACACGGGAATGGGAAGGTTAGGGATACATCATAGAGAGAGCAATGTTCTTTTGGATATCCTTTGGGAGGTTAAGAATCTGGATCTTGTTGATATCATGACTCATTTCCCTTCTTCTGATTTTGACAGAGAGTTTTCCCTATATCAGATTGAGATATTTGATAGAATTCTTGATAAAGTTAAGATTATTTTCCCTGATGTTAAGTCTCATGTTTCTAACAGCGGAGGAGTTCTGAATATTCCTGAAGGTAGTAAGTATGATTTTGCTAGGTGTGGACTTTCGGTGTATGGGTATTATCCTAATATGGCGTTGGTGGGGAAGGCGGATATAAGGAATTCTCTTGCGCTTAAATCTTACGTGGCTCTTAGAAAATTTTTTAGAAAAGGGGAGAGTATAAGTTACAATAGGACCTACTTTATGGATAGGGACGGGTATATTGCAGTAGTGCCGTGTGGCTATGCGGATGGTATACCTACACTGTATTCAAACAATATGGAAGTTGTGATAAGAGGCAGAAGGTATTCTGTAGTGGGTAGAGTGACTATGGACTATATAATGGTGAGAGTTGATGAGGTTGTGGGTCCTGGTGATGAAGTGGTTATATTCGGAGGATGTGGTTATGGTAGTATGAGGGTTGAAGAATTTGCTAGTAGAGTAGGGCTTATACCTTACGAGATAACTTGTGGTATTTCAAAGAGAGTTCCTAGAGTTTACCTTAACAATGATTCTAGTGCACCAGAGATGGTGACATAGCTTGACGTAAGGACTAGCATCAAGATTACACCAGCTAATATATGTGGACTCAAGATTATCAAGAATGCTGTTGATCTGGGTATCCTAAAGATTGTGGAAATTCCAGTTATTAGATAGTAAAGCTTGATGAAGAATACAACCGCGACCACGATACTCATAACCCATCTGGCTAGCAAGGATATTGGAAAGAATATTATGACTAAGAGGTCTATTATTCCTATAGAAAATAGGAACCAGAACACTTTAGGGGTATCAATTGATGGCTTTTTGCCAATCACTAGGGAAAATCCTATTACAAACACTGCGTAGATAAGTGCGAAAAGTAGATATATTGAAGCTCCTAGTATTCCTATATCAATTCTAGAAAAGAGTCCAAAGAGAGATGCAAAAAATGTTGATATTCCGCCTATTATTCCTAACTTTTCTATCTCTACGGAGTCATTAGAGATTTTCTCAATGGTTCTTTTGGGATCTAGAAAGTAATCTATAACCGAATACACAAGTTCTTTTAACATTTGTGCCTCCTAGTAGACAATATATAGAGCTTGTGGATAGTTCTTAACGGGTTTGATAAGTATATCTAGGTTTAACTTGTCAATCGCAAGTTGCAGAAGATCCTTGATCCATCCTTTCTTATCGGGGAGCTCTACATAGGTTATAGTTTCTTCCTTAATCATATTTTTGATGACTTCTTCTACCAGAAATTCGTCTCCTACTTCGTCAATTAGTTTGTGAAGTAAGGCATCTTTTTCTGTTAGTATTCTTCCATCTGCTATCTGTAAAAGTTCATTCTTTTTTATCTTGTCTCCACGGTATTTCATGATTACCTCAATGAACCTTTGATAGTAGGTATCAATTATCCTTTGGATTAGTTTGCTTTCGGGTTCGGAGATTTCTCTGTAAGGTGAAAGGATGTCCTTGTATTCACCGCTTTTGAATGTGTATGGTTTTATTCCGATTTTATCAAATAGGCCTTTGATATTGAAAGATGTAACGATTACACCAATACTTCCGGTGAAAGTGCCTCTTGAAGCTATTATATAGTCTGCAGGTGCGGATATGTAGTATCCTCCTGAGGCTGCTATCTCTTTCATAAAGACTACGATTTTCTTTCCTTTGCTTTTTGCGTAGTCAAGAGCTGAGACTATTGTTTCGGCACCACTTACGGTTCCTCCGGGACTTGTTACATTGATTCTTATTGCCTTTATAGTTGGTGTTTCAGCAAAGGTTTTTATTTTTCTTGCTACTTCCTCGGCATCAACATAAGAGTAGTAACTGCTTCCTTCGGAAGTTATGACTCCTTCTACATTTATCAAGCCAACGTTGCCCAAAAGTCCTGACAATCCGGATGAAAATGTGTCTGCTTTCTTAAGGTTTAAAGAGATTGTAACTATCCCTAAAATTATGTTTGCTATGAGCATTACTGCGATTAGGATAGCGATAGTGTCTTTAAGTCTCTCCGACATATTTACCTCCTTTGGATAATTTTACTATCAGTTTTTCTAGATACGCAAATTATTACTTTGTCAGCTACCAGCTTTGGTAGAGAAAAGCATTAGGAGTTGAAAAGCTTTTTATTCCTTCTAAAGTAATGCTTTATTTGGAGATGAGGGTAGTTTGAAGAAATTGAAGCTTGGTGGGAAATTACAAAATTTGACAAGTTAGAGTTTGAAGGTTATAATAACCTATTGTGCATTGGATTAAGTAAGGTATAGTATTACTTTAGGCACATAGGAATGGATTGAAAAAGTCAATAAGTAGATTTTAGTTTGACTGGAGGGATGTTGTATGTCAGGAGAGATAATAATAAAAACGCCTCCTGAGATATCTAGGATAAGAAAGGCTTCAAGAATAGCTGCTCAGGTACTTTTTTATTTAGAGCAGTTTATAAAGCCTGGTATTACAACTTTAGAGCTTGATAAGATTACTGAGGATTTCATATTGTCCAAAGGTGGTAAACCTGCATTCAAGGGGTATGCGGTAACTAATGGCAAGAGTGTGATCAGGTATGATTACACTATATGTGCATCTGTGAACGAAGTAGTTATCCATGGAGTTCCTTCAAAAGATACGGTGCTGAAAGATGGTGATATAGTTTCAATAGATGTAGGTGTAGTATTTGATAACTATTATGGTGATTCTGCCAGAACATATTTTGTTGGAGAAGTTTCTGCTATCAAAAGGAAGCTTTCGGATGTTACCAGGGAGGCGTTGTATTTGGCTATAGATATTTGTAGAGAGGGGACGAGAGTAGTGGACATTTCTAAGGTTATATATGAATACGTTAGGAAGAATGGTTTTGATGTGATAAGAGGCTATAGTGGTCACGGAATTGGGAAATTTTTGCACGAAGCTCCGCCGATTCCTAACTATCCGATGGGAGGTAGTGTAAGACTAAGAAAGAACATGACAATAGCGATAGAGCCTATGGTAGTTGCTGGTAGTTTCAGAACCAAAATTCTTGATGATGGGTGGTCAGTGTGTACTGTTGATGGTAAACCTTCAGCTCACTGGGAACATACTATTCTAATAACGGATTCGGAGCCGGAAGTTCTCTCCGTCTTTTAACGGCTTTAGAGACATAAGAAAACTAGGTTTGCAAATTTTTTCAAGAACTGAGTAGCCTTTCCGAAAATATACTTATGAATTACGCAAGGAAATATAAAGAAACTCAGATTGAGACTGCTAGTCCTGTAAGATTGATTGTGATATTGTATGATATCATAATATCTTCAATAAACGAGTCTATAGTTCACCTTGAGAGTAGAAAATACGATCTTCTGAACAAGGAACTTTCCAGGGCTCAGGAAGGGTTGATTGAGCTTATTTGCTCTTTGGATTTTGAGAAAGGTGGTGAGATTGCAAATAACCTCTATTCCATTTACCTTTACTGTAGTAGGAGGTTATTTGAGGGTAATATTGATAAAGATAAGAATATGCTTATTGAAGTAGTGAATATCCTTAGTAAACTTAGGGATGCTTGGGAACAGATAGCTAATATGAATGTTTCTACTCCGCAGAATAAGTCTGAAGAGGTGAGAGTCAAAAGTGTAGATATAAGGAGCTAGTTAGTAGGTTTTGAGGACTTTAAATCCGTTTCCGATGAATACTCCGTTTTTTATAGCATTTGATACGAACTTTTTTGCTTTTCTTATAGAGTTTATTGGGGTTTCTCCTTTTGTCAAAAATGCGGTTATAGCTGATGAGAAACAGCACCCTGTTCCATGCACACTGTCTTTAAAGTACTTTTTTGACCTAAGCTTGTAGGATTCATAACCGTCAAAGATTATATCTGTTGCATATTCTCCTTCAAGGTGTCCTCCTTTTATGACTACATACCTTGGCCCCATTTTGTGGATCAGTAATGCAGATTTCTCCATATCTTTTTCTGTTTTTATTTTCATACCTGTTAGTAGTTCAGCTTCTGGAATGTTAGGAGTTACTACAAGTGATAGAGGTAATAACTTTGATCTTAGTGCACTGATTGCTTCTTCCTTTAGAAGCTTTTCACCACCTTTAGCTTTCATCACAGGATCAACTACTAGACCTTTGAGGCTGTCTTTTTTCAGCATTTTTCCTATGTATTCAATAACAACTTCAACTATCTCAAGCGTTGCAAGCATTCCAGTTTTGCTAAAGTGGACATTTAAGTCAGAAAAGACAGACTCAAGTTGCTTTTTTACGAAGTCAGGTGAAATGTAGTATACTTCTTGAACTCCTAGCGTGTTTTGGGCGGTTAGTGAGGTTATGACACTTGCTCCAAATACTCCTATTTCATTGAATGTTTTGAGATCTATTTGGACTCCTGCACCGCCACCACTGTCGGAACCTGCTATAGTCAGAGCTACTCTCTCTTTTTCCATACTAACACCCCCCTTACTAGGACCTTTGCTGATTCTTATTGTAAAACTGGCCTTTAGAGTATTTCACTTTTCTGTAATCACTCATTGATGAAGTTTGAGTTTTGGGTGGATTGACTGGCAAGGTGTTATGTATTAAATTAATAGGGGGATTTTAATGATAAAGCTTTCTACTAGGGTTTTATATGGTCTCAGGGCTGTGATATACATAGGGTTGAATAAAGATAGGTGGCCTATTTCACTAAGCGAAGTTGCTGAGAATCAGAACATACCTCTTAGGTATATTGAACAGATATTCATAAAGTTCAAGAGATCTGGTATAGTGAAAAGCGTTAGAGGTGTGAAAGGAGGGTATGTGTTAAGAGATGGTTATGAAAACATCACTTTGCTTGAAATAGTTGAGTCTGCGGATAGTAAGATAGTTCCTGTTTGGTGTTTAAATTCTGCGTATAAGAAGAAATGCCCTGTGGTTAAAAACTGTATGTTAGTTGAGATTTGGAATGATCTTGGTAGTGTAATAAGGAATTATTTGGAGAATATAAGCTTGAAAGATCTCTTACTCAAGGCGAAAGAAACGGACTTTATCAAGATTATAGAGAAGTCTAGTATAGGGGAGAATTTTTAGAGAGAGTGCTACTGGATTGTGGAGATGTTGTCAAAACAGAGTAACAGCATTCTTTCTGGAGAAAAATGCTTGCTAGTTGCAGGGACTATTGTGATCGTAGAGTCAAACATGGTATCTCCCGTAGTTTTTGAGAAAGAGTCTTTTGCAAGGAAAAATCTAAATTTTCTCACCTTAAGTCCTTCTCTGTAAAATAGATCCTGTTTTTTTCTGACGAAGGTGATTTCATCTTCAGGGGCTACAATGTTGATAAAGCCTTCCACAACGGACACTGAGTCAGGAAGTGAAAATTCTTTTCTATATTCCTCGTATTCTAGGATTTCTAAAACTAGTTCTTGATCAATTTCTGTTAAATCACTTCCCTTGACGAGATCTTTAAGCAGTAGAAGTATCTTTTTAGCTCTATCGTCCGCAGGTGAGAAAAACCACTCTACTTCAACTAGAAATTCTTCCACACCTATATCTTGACCTATGAATATCTCTTTCAGTCCTTCAAGATCTTCAGCTCTTACAATTTCAAATACTAAGTCATATAGGTATTTATCAGATGCCTGTTTAACTTTGAGGATTTCTAGAAGCTTTGATGCTAGTTTTACTACGTTTTCCGCCTTTATTGTTTTTAAAAACGCGTAATTGAGGTTGCTAACGATTATGCTACCTTTCTTCCTATGAGTTTTTCTTATTATTACTATCGGGACATTTGTGAAACTTAGTAATTTGTTAATGACTTCCTTTTGAAAGGAAAGAAGTCTACTTTTTTCAATATCTTGGCTGTAGAGGTTAGACAGGAGAAAGTTTATTATTCTTCCAAATTCTCCAAACTCGTCTTCCTGCGGTATGATTTCATAAATTCCGCTCTCTTTTTTTTCTAGACCCTTAAAAAGATTTTCAATGGAAGATGTTTTTCTAATTTCTGTGTCACTAAATACCTTTGAAATGAAGAACTCATACTCTTCTTTGTAAGTTTTTAGGAATTTACTATACTTGAAAAAGTATACATAGGTTATGAATATTCCGGAGAGAGTTGAGATACTAGCTAGTGGGATACCGAAGAATATGAGATAGCTTTTAAACCTCTCTTCTGGAAGGTTTTGGTTTAGGAATAGTGTGGAGAAATAGAGCAAGGCTACTATTATCACAAACGATAGTCCTGAGATAATAATGGACGCTTTTAGATATGTTTTTATCTTCATCTTACCAAACGCTCTTGTTTGATGACATTACTAACAATATTTCTGTCACGTTAGACTCAATTTCCTCGATCATTTCTCTACACTTGTTACTTAAGTAGTTGTATAGAATGAGTAGTGGTATAGCGACGATTAGGCCTGCTGCTGTTGTTATCAAAGCCTCTGCTATACCTGCTAGAAGCTCAGATGGTGAAGTGAGTCCCTTTTCTGCTAAGACTGAGGTAGCTTTAATCATACCGAGGACTGTGCCTAATAGTCCAAGCATAGGAGAGATTGTTACCATAGTTCCAAGTAGGTAGAGATATCTGTTAAGGATGGGTAATTCTATTTTGGCAATATCTTCTATTGAGTTTTCTATGTCTTCTTTTGATGCACCTTTTAGATATGCCTCTACTGCTGTTTTGAGAATATTTGATGCTACACTTTTTTCAGCATCACATATTGCTATTATGTCTCTTACATTGCCTCTGTTAACTTTTTCCTTTGCTACTGCGAATAGTTTGTTCATTGAGCTTTTTACCTTGGAGAAGAATATAAATCTTTCTATGACTATTGCAACTCCGATAATTGAAGCAAGGAAGATAAAGATCATCATTATTCCACCTTTTGCAAGGTAGCCAAAAACCGAGTAAACCCATTCCATATTTTTCTCCAAAAGATTTAGTGTATCTTTATTTTCTAAGTTTGGTGTAGGACGAATCAAGTTAAAGGAGCTGAGGTTGGTAAATTCCAAAATTTGCAATTGGAGATAGCTTTCTTACTATTCTCGCAGTTTCCAATCCCTCAAAAGGGAGCTAAAACTATGCAGACTCTACGGGATGCTCTTTCCGTCGCCCGGTTTCAATCTCTCAAAAAGGAGCTAAAACCCGTTCAAATTGAAAAATATTTTGGTATCCACTCTTACCTAGTACTATTAGAAAAGGACTGAGATGCTTTTGAAGTTTACTAATGCATTATTTTGCCGTTAAGAAGTTTGAAAAGTCAAAATATTTTGGTATAATTCGCACAGTTTGCTTTTAAAGCAGAAAAAGAAAAGAAACTAAGTTTCAGTACAGTATTACTACAACTTACACTAGGGTTTTCAAATTTTGGAATTTACTGGACTGGAGTTAGAGTTAGAGGATGTAACCAAATGTTTAATCAGACTTCGGGTAGTTCTTTTTTGAATATAATACCATAGATTTTATATAATTTAGTATAAATATGTCTAGGACTTCTAGGGAGAAAGCTGGAAATAGTCACGTTTACGTTGATGCCGAAGAGATAAGGAGTAAAGTTTTGCCTGGAATAACTAAGATTGTGGAGGAGATGGGGTATGAGCTTGTAGAATTGAAGGTTAGGAAGGGTAAAGTTCTGAGTTTAGAGATAGAGATTTACTCAAGGGAGAGAAACATATCTTTGAGGGATTGTGAAAGGGTATCAAGTGTTGTTTCAAGGGTTTTGGATATGGAGGATCCGATTCCTGTTAGGTATAATTTGGTTGTTAGCTCTCCGGGTGTTGATAGAGTTTTTAGAAGTGAAAGGGAGTATAGGATTTTCACTGGTAGGGAGGTAGAAGTGAAGGTTAATAACTTTCAAAACTACAACTTATCCAGAGAAGTAAATACTGGTAAATTGATCGGTATAGACAATGATGTTGTTAAGTTTGAAATCAACGGAAGAGAGGTTTGGGTTGATTTTTCGGATATAGTTTATACAAAGCTTTATTTTGATGTGGGGAAATACTTTGGGGGTGAATAGGATGGTGTTTGATAATCTGAAGAAGATACTTCAAGAGATGGATCTACCAGAAGACATAGTTCATAAGATGTTGGAGAAGGCTCTTTTAGCAGGGTATAAGAAGGAATATGGTAAGGATTATGAAAACATGGTTTTCAGGATAAGTGAGGAAAGTAAGAAGGTTGAGATACTTTCCTTAAAGACTGTTGTAGACAAAGTTAGAGATCCGGTGCTTGAGATTTCTGTGGAGGATGCTAAGAAGTTTTTAAAGTCTCCTAAGGCTGGTGATAAAGTTGAAGTGCCGGTGATGCCCAACAAGTTCAGTAGACAAGCTATTGAAGTTATAAGAAATGTTTTACTTTCACAAAAGGCTGAGATGGAGAGAGATAAGGTGAATTCAATATTCAGGGCAAAGATAGGAGATATCTTACAGTGTAAGATTAGTAGCATGAAGGGGAGAAATATTGATGTTGTGATAGATTTTGGTAGTTTTAAGGTAGATGGGGTAATCACTTTTGAGCATCTTATGCCAGAAGATCACAAGCTATTTAAAACTGGGGATATCATAAAAGCAGTGCTTATTGATATACTAAACCCGCAAGAATCTCAGGAAGTGTCTAGCAGAAGATCTGTGCGTCAAGAGTCTAAACTTCTTCTTTCTAGAACGACTCCTGAGTTCATCAAGAAGCTATTCTATAGTAGTATACCCGAGGTGAGTAAAGGTATAGTTGAGATAAAGGCTATTGGTAGAATACCGGGTGAGAGGTCAAAAGTTGCAGTGTATTCGGTCTTTCCAGAAGTTGATCCTGTTGGTGCTTGCATAGGGGTTGGGGGAAGTAGGATAATAAGTGTCTCAAAAGAGGTGAGTGGAGAAAAGATAGATGTGGTTTTGTGGAGTAATGATGTAAGAGAGTTCGCGAGAAATGTTTTTGGTAGAAATGCGGTGTATTCAGTGGAAGAGAGGGAAAGAGAAATTTTGGTGAAAATATATGAGTCTTTTCTTAGCGTTTTGGGTAAAAACTCAGTGAATGTGAAGCTTTTTTCACAAATGGTGGGTAAAGATGTTAAGGTAATGCTAGTTCAGGAAGAGAAATCGTTGCAGAGAAAGGAGATTTTTATTGAAGAAGATGAGATAAATGAGAATACCTATGTTGATTATTTGCCATTTGACAAAGATGTTCTTGACAAACTTAAGGCTAGTAATATAAAAACAATAGGTAGCTTATTGGAGAATCTTGACAATCTTAAATCTCTAGGCTTTTCTTCTAGGGAGATATCTCACATAAATAAGATAATCAATGAGTATATAGAGATAGAGGTTGAGGAGGAAGGGTAATGATTGAAAAGAAAAAGATAAAGATAAAAATAAAGAAGAAGTTGGTACAGAAGGAAGAGGAGAGAAGTGTTGAGGCTGGGGAGGAATTAGGAGAGGAGCAACAAAAACAGGTATTTCAGGCTCAAAAAAGACAGAAAGAATGGATAGATAGTGAGGTTAAGCCTTTAGTGGACGAACTTTCGGGGTCTTATGCTGTGAATGGGGAGAGAGTGAGAGAATATAAAAAGGTAGGGTGGGAGGGAGGTAGGAGAGATAAGGTATATACGAGACACAGGGATAGTGAAAGTAAAGGGGATAGAGGTAGGCGATTTGGTGAGAGAGCTGAGAGGAAAGTAGTTGAGAGAGAGAAAACTCAGATAGTTGGGCAAAGGGTTTTTGATAAGCAGGTTTATAGGGAGAAACCAAAGCATCCTTCTTTCCAGAGATTTCAAAAGCCTAGTACTACTCCTGTGCTTCCAGCTACTGGCAAGAAGGGTTTTAAAGGATCTAGGAAAGATTCGTATAGGTTTGAGACATTGGAGGAGGAATCTTTTGAATCTAAATTAGATGTTGAGCTTCTAAAGAAGCAGAAGGAGAAGACCTACGCGGTTCCTGAGGAAATAGAGATATACAATGTTATAACTGTTGGAGATCTTGCTAAGAAGATGAATGTGAAGGCTTCTGATCTTATTGAGATTCTTGGTAAGCTTGGTTTGTCAGTAACGATAAACGATAAAATAGATTCTGATACTGCAACAGTTGTTGCAGAGGAGTTTGGGACGAAAGTTAAGGTTAAGTCGGTATTTGATGAGATAAATGTGTCTGAGGAACCTGATGATGAGAGGTATGTAGATTTTAGAATACCTGTTGTTACTGTGATGGGGCATGTTGATCACGGGAAGACTACTCTTCTTGATGCAATACGGAATACCAATGTTGCTCAAACTGAGGCGGGAGGAATTACTCAGCACATAGGTGCATATGTCGTGGAAGTAAATGGCAACAAGATAACCTTTATAGACACTCCCGGACATGAAGCTTTTACAGCTATGAGGGCAAAAGGTGCAAAGGTTACTGATATAGTTATACTTGTTGTTGCAGCGGATGACGGAGTGAAAGAACAGACAATTGAAGCGTTGAATCATGCTAAAGATGCAAAGGTTCCTATAATTGTTGCGATAAACAAGATTGATGTTCCGGGAGCTAATCCAGAGAGAGTTAAGAATCAGCTTAGTGAGTTAGGTCTTATACCTGATGATTGGGGTGGTGATACGATTTATGTTGAGATATCGGCTTTGAAAAAACTAAATATTGATAAACTTCTTGAGGCGGTGCTTTTGCAAGCGGAATTGATGGAGCTTAAGGCAGATTATCATAAGAAAGGTGTAGGATTTGTTATAGAGAGCAAGGTTGAACAGGGACGAGGGATAGTTTTTACCGTAGTGGTTAGAAATGGTGTAGTCAAAGTTGGAGATAATTTTGTGGTAGGTACTACTAGTGGTAAAGTCAGAGCTATATTTGACGATAAAGGCAGGAAGGTAGAAAAAATACTTCCTGGGTTTCCTGGAGAGATTGTTGGAGTGGATGAGCTTCCTAATGCTGGTGATAAGTTCAACGTTGTTGAGTCCGAAGAGGTAGCAAGGGAAATAGCGGAAAAGAGAAGGTACTACTCTAGGATTGAGAATATAAAGAGCTTAAGAGCAGAAGTTAATCCGTTTGAAGAGATTAAGGAGATGAAGTATATAGTTAAGGGGGATGTATTTGGGAGTGTAGAGGCTATAAAGTATTCTTTGGAAAAGCTCTCAAACAATGAATTTTCTGTTAGGGTAGTGCATTGGGGAGTAGGGCAAGTTAATGAAAGCGATGTGATGTTAGCCTCCGCTGGTCAAGCGTCAATAATAGCCTTTAGAACCAAAGTAGGTCCTAAGGCGGGCGAACTTGCAGAGAGGGAAAAGGTTAGAATAAAGAAGTATAACATCATATACGAAATAATAGAAGATGTTAAGAGGGAGATGAAAGGTTTGAAGGAACCTGTGTTTGAGGAAAAGGTTCTGGGTGTGGCTGAAGTGAGAAAAGTCTTTAAGATAAGTGGTGTTGGAAATGTAGCAGGTTGCTATGTGAGAAATGGAGTAATACAAAGAAAGTCTAAGGTGAGGATATACAGGGATAATGCTCTTATATTTGATGGAGAAATTCTCTCTTTAAAACATCTTAAGGATGATGTGAGTGAAATAAGAGAGGGATTTGAGTGTGGAATAGCCTTCAAGAATTTCAACGACATAAAGGAAGGAGATGTGATAGAAGCTTATGCTTTGGTTCAGCAAGAATGATAATAGAGATTTGCAATTTTGTGGTAAGTCTTAGAGCTCTGTAAGTGAGGTTATGGAGGTTGAGAGTAGTTTGGTTTTTGAGTAAGGTTAGGAGGTTTTAGGAATTAGGTTTCTTGAGTTTTTAAGTAGCTGGTCTAATTTTTATAATTCAATGTAACGCCGGAGGTGAAGATGGTGGGACAGAAGGTTGATATTTCGGTGTTGAAAGATATGGCAAGAGAGTTTAGGGAAAAGATACTTCTCATGACATATTATGCTGGTAGTGGTCATCCTGGAGGTTCTATGTCATTGGTTGAAATAATGTTGTCACTATACTTTTATAAGTTGAGGTATGATCCTAGAAATCCTTTGTGGGAGGATAGAGATAGGGTTGTTATTTCAAAGGGACATGCTACACCAGTAGTGTATCTTACACTTGCTAAGGCTGGCTTTTTTAGTGAAGATGACCTTATGAAAGGGTTTAGGCGCTTTG is a window of Brevinematia bacterium DNA encoding:
- a CDS encoding Rrf2 family transcriptional regulator; this encodes MIKLSTRVLYGLRAVIYIGLNKDRWPISLSEVAENQNIPLRYIEQIFIKFKRSGIVKSVRGVKGGYVLRDGYENITLLEIVESADSKIVPVWCLNSAYKKKCPVVKNCMLVEIWNDLGSVIRNYLENISLKDLLLKAKETDFIKIIEKSSIGENF
- a CDS encoding NusA N-terminal domain-containing protein yields the protein MVFDNLKKILQEMDLPEDIVHKMLEKALLAGYKKEYGKDYENMVFRISEESKKVEILSLKTVVDKVRDPVLEISVEDAKKFLKSPKAGDKVEVPVMPNKFSRQAIEVIRNVLLSQKAEMERDKVNSIFRAKIGDILQCKISSMKGRNIDVVIDFGSFKVDGVITFEHLMPEDHKLFKTGDIIKAVLIDILNPQESQEVSSRRSVRQESKLLLSRTTPEFIKKLFYSSIPEVSKGIVEIKAIGRIPGERSKVAVYSVFPEVDPVGACIGVGGSRIISVSKEVSGEKIDVVLWSNDVREFARNVFGRNAVYSVEEREREILVKIYESFLSVLGKNSVNVKLFSQMVGKDVKVMLVQEEKSLQRKEIFIEEDEINENTYVDYLPFDKDVLDKLKASNIKTIGSLLENLDNLKSLGFSSREISHINKIINEYIEIEVEEEG
- the fliS gene encoding flagellar export chaperone FliS; this encodes MNYARKYKETQIETASPVRLIVILYDIIISSINESIVHLESRKYDLLNKELSRAQEGLIELICSLDFEKGGEIANNLYSIYLYCSRRLFEGNIDKDKNMLIEVVNILSKLRDAWEQIANMNVSTPQNKSEEVRVKSVDIRS
- the alr gene encoding alanine racemase, producing the protein MTYAEISLSTIWHNYLELRKLNLNKPIIPVIKADSYGHGATRIMEFLFLKGVRRFAVAKIEEVFSLKEELLSRGNKSIFEESEILIFCPIPFRYLGVLLDDLNLIPIVSDVSFIRELEKLSRSAGRRLKFGIEIDTGMGRLGIHHRESNVLLDILWEVKNLDLVDIMTHFPSSDFDREFSLYQIEIFDRILDKVKIIFPDVKSHVSNSGGVLNIPEGSKYDFARCGLSVYGYYPNMALVGKADIRNSLALKSYVALRKFFRKGESISYNRTYFMDRDGYIAVVPCGYADGIPTLYSNNMEVVIRGRRYSVVGRVTMDYIMVRVDEVVGPGDEVVIFGGCGYGSMRVEEFASRVGLIPYEITCGISKRVPRVYLNNDSSAPEMVT
- the sppA gene encoding signal peptide peptidase SppA; protein product: MSERLKDTIAILIAVMLIANIILGIVTISLNLKKADTFSSGLSGLLGNVGLINVEGVITSEGSSYYSYVDAEEVARKIKTFAETPTIKAIRINVTSPGGTVSGAETIVSALDYAKSKGKKIVVFMKEIAASGGYYISAPADYIIASRGTFTGSIGVIVTSFNIKGLFDKIGIKPYTFKSGEYKDILSPYREISEPESKLIQRIIDTYYQRFIEVIMKYRGDKIKKNELLQIADGRILTEKDALLHKLIDEVGDEFLVEEVIKNMIKEETITYVELPDKKGWIKDLLQLAIDKLNLDILIKPVKNYPQALYIVY
- the map gene encoding type I methionyl aminopeptidase; translated protein: MSGEIIIKTPPEISRIRKASRIAAQVLFYLEQFIKPGITTLELDKITEDFILSKGGKPAFKGYAVTNGKSVIRYDYTICASVNEVVIHGVPSKDTVLKDGDIVSIDVGVVFDNYYGDSARTYFVGEVSAIKRKLSDVTREALYLAIDICREGTRVVDISKVIYEYVRKNGFDVIRGYSGHGIGKFLHEAPPIPNYPMGGSVRLRKNMTIAIEPMVVAGSFRTKILDDGWSVCTVDGKPSAHWEHTILITDSEPEVLSVF
- the thiD gene encoding bifunctional hydroxymethylpyrimidine kinase/phosphomethylpyrimidine kinase codes for the protein MEKERVALTIAGSDSGGGAGVQIDLKTFNEIGVFGASVITSLTAQNTLGVQEVYYISPDFVKKQLESVFSDLNVHFSKTGMLATLEIVEVVIEYIGKMLKKDSLKGLVVDPVMKAKGGEKLLKEEAISALRSKLLPLSLVVTPNIPEAELLTGMKIKTEKDMEKSALLIHKMGPRYVVIKGGHLEGEYATDIIFDGYESYKLRSKKYFKDSVHGTGCCFSSAITAFLTKGETPINSIRKAKKFVSNAIKNGVFIGNGFKVLKTY
- a CDS encoding MotA/TolQ/ExbB proton channel family protein — encoded protein: MEWVYSVFGYLAKGGIMMIFIFLASIIGVAIVIERFIFFSKVKSSMNKLFAVAKEKVNRGNVRDIIAICDAEKSVASNILKTAVEAYLKGASKEDIENSIEDIAKIELPILNRYLYLLGTMVTISPMLGLLGTVLGMIKATSVLAEKGLTSPSELLAGIAEALITTAAGLIVAIPLLILYNYLSNKCREMIEEIESNVTEILLVMSSNKSVW